The DNA window ATGTTGGTACCTGCCTTGTTCCTAGTGTCCTTATTCTCCTAAGGTAGATCCACTCTTCAGGCTGTGACCAGGGTGAGATCCTCCCAGAATGCAATTGGTAGATTGGCCAGTATCTTGAGCATCACTTATATCTAAGGGTTCCTTTTAGTAGAGGCAGTGCCAGTGGTAGCTGGTGACCAGCATTGATGATTGGCACGGCCAAAATTGGATAGGTCATCCCACCTTGGTTATTTCCTCTTTCTATCCTAAAGCCAGGGTAGGCCAGGTCTGCCCATCACTACCTCTTTGAGGACCTTGCATGCACCCTCATGTCTCCAGTGTAACCCACCCCACCTCCTTGTCCccgatcctctctctttcttttggccAGGATGAAGCGGGCACAGTTTGGGCCCCATGACTGGCTGTCTTTGCCAGTGCCACCAGGACCCAGCTGGTTGCTAGTGGATGCCCTGGAGCCTGAGACAGCATACCAGTTCAGCGTCCTGGCCCAGAACAAGCTGGGAACGAGCGCCTTCAGTGAGGTGGTCACTGTGAACACTTTAGGTGAGGACCCCAAGCTGGGATGTCTTGAGGATATTTCCTGGAGGAGCTGGGTAAAGAcggtaatggtggtgatggtccTGGCAGCcaacttttacttcttcctatgtgccaggcaccttgCTACATGCTTCACATCATCATGTCATTTGATCTCCCAAGAAGGACTTGTCATACTATTCTTTGGGGTTTCCCTGGACCATAGTGCCCTGTCCCCACATCAGAGCACTTTGGGCCAGGTTCCTGTTAACATTTATCCTTCCTTGGTAAGCCACTTGTCTGCATCTTCCTGTGGCCTCACGGGACAGGCTGGGAAtgcttcttcctccttctgctcTCTTGCCTATTCTTTCCTCTGGCCCTTGGCCGCATTTGGTGGCAGGTGTGTGGCCAGTTCTCCCTGTTAAATCTTCTAGTCATGCCGACTCTTCCTTCCTGGACACAGTGGCTTGCTCCATCCCACCTGGAGAACAGCTGTGAACACGTGGCACCCCTCCAGCCTGTTCCTGGATCCTGTACTGCCACCAGGGGGTGCAGCAGTGATGAGATGCTTACCCCTGCTCTGGAGCTTTCCTCCTTGGCCCTTTTATTCTCCACCTGGGCCAAGAAGGCAATTGAGAGCAGACAGTGTGCTATGAGAAGACAATCCTAATTCCTTGGAAGAGAACATAAGATACATTTTgtagtatctttttaaatatactatcttatttaaaagattacatttaattctttcatctcCCAATCgcacccccactccctccctgtggttcctgttggttctgtttttgtttttgtttttcttttgagatatgCCATTCCCTCATCTTTGTTTTTAGAAGTGTTCAGAAAGTAGGATCATGTGGCTGTGGGCCACTTCCCTTGGGTGAGGAGGGCTCTTTTATGTGACACTCTTGTCCTTGAAATGACTCCTACATGGCAATGTGACCATTGCCTTGGGGCCACAATGCCCTGGGGACACATGAGGAGCCAGAAGATGGCATGTTAGGGAGGTGAGGGTACAATGACCTTGGCACCGCCACataccttccctctctctcctctgtgctgCAGCATTCCCTATCACAACTCCAGAACCCCTGGTGCTGGTTACCCCACCGAGGTGCCTCACAGCCAATCGGACCCAGCAGGGTGTGCTCCTGTCTTGGCTCCCCCCTGCCAATCACAGCTTTCCCATTGACCGCTACATCATGGAATTTCGTGTCGGGGAACACTGGGAGACGCTAGATGCTGCCATCCCAGGCACTGATGGAGACTTTTTTGCCAAGGATCTGTCACAGGTGAGGTGCCCAGGCTTTCCCTGCTGCTGTTCCTAAATTCTGGAAGTGTCATGACTCTCTGGAATTACTGGAAGCTTTGAGTGACCCAAGTCAGGTGTATAAGGCTGAGCCATGTGCTACCCCACACCGCAATTCCTTTATTCTCAGATCTGCTACCTCAGAtcatggaaactgaggccccacaGACTCAGGACCAATGTGTGGCAGAGGTGACTTTTATTGTCTTGAGGGCTTTTTCCACATATTGACATaagctggggacaggcagggcagGTTAGGAGCCCAGGTTGTGTAATTAGACATTGACCTCTGCTCCCTGCCAGAGGTCTAACTTGGGTTGGGCAAAGGATTCCCCAGAAGAATTGTCTTCTAGCTTTGCCCGGGGAAAGACCCCTGCTTTACCAATTTAGAGTCCCTGGAGGAGTCCCAcgccccatccctccccccatcccctgcccctaGCTGACTCCCTTTTAAACTTTGATGTCTCTAGCTGGAGCGAGGAAGCAGCTTATTTCATGGATACAGTCTCATCTATCTTTCTGACTTCCTTCCCTGGACACTCATTTAATGATAGAATGGGGCTCCTGAGAGCCCATGCGTGCATCTCTTTCCAACTCTACTTTCAGTGACCTCACATTTGTAGACTGAAATCTGTCATGGTAGGAGTATTTTTACCATGGAGATTGGCAAATGCTTTTATCaaatcaggacttttttttttttaacctgagagCTAGTTGTTCAACATTTCCAGTATGCCACTGCTTTGGGTGCCCCATTTCATGAGAGGTCATTGCAGGGTGGGTACAATGGTGGGTCAGTGGCTGTCTCAGGTTCCTGGGCTGACAGGCTATTGTCCCTGGGGCTGTAGGACACCTGGTACGAGTTCCGGGTTCTGGCCGTCATGCAGGATCTGATCAGTGAACCCAGCAACATTGCCGGCGTCTCCAGCACAGGTACTTGGGGCAGGGGTTCTCTTACAACTGTGGGGGGCAAGAGCCATGTGGGAATCCCCCACTGAGACAGCTAATATGAGGAGAGAGGCTGAATTGGAAAATATGGAGAGCTCTGGTTGAAGCTGTGAGTTGTAGTGTTTCTTAAGGCCCTCCAACCCATTCTTCTGTGTCCATGATGGATAGGATTTCTCCAGCTAAAGAGCTGCGTTTATGATACTTcctatttatgtatgtatgtatgcatgtattttagatgtttatttattcttaagagagaaagagagacagagcatgagagggggatgggtagagagtgagggaaacagaatctgaagcaggctccaggctctgagctgacagcaacaagcccgacacggggctcaaactcataagccgtgaggtcatgacctgagctgaagttggacacttaacagattgagccacccaggtgccctgcatttaTGACACTTCAAAGATAGCTGCAGAAAGAAATTGTCACTCATCTCATTATAGTAGTCAAGAAGAACTTGATTTAAGTTCTTTTGCTACAAAATCCCTGTTTCCTCTAGTGTTATTCTCTGTAATGGCCTGGGGCAGTGAACTGGAGAGACAACAGGTCAGCacgtatttattgagtgccaatTATAAGACTGCTTTATAATTATGGtggttttatttagaaaattgctATTTGGTGTTGTTTCCCTCTACTCCTTCATCTTCCTAGGTTTTTTTTCAGGCTAAATAAAGCCAACTCCCTagcattttcctcatttatctttctttctcttggccCTGGTCCCATTTCTACACATCGTTCTCCAGCTACAGTTCCTGCCTGAAACACTGCAGAACCCCTCCCTTGCCCAGTGAAGTGGCTTCCTTGGTATGGGAAGAGGCTTTTGCTTAGTGATTAAGCAGTGACACCATTTCTGTGGGCACTGCTCGCACAAAGACCTCTGGGACCAGTTGGCTAGGAGTTTGGCCAAGAAGCTCATGCAGCAGGACTCACAGAGCTACAGAAGCACCAGGGCAGGCAGacttgggggaggagaagggccaCCGAGCCCTGGGGGCAGTGGGATGTGACTTCTGCATCATGTTAGGCACCAtggccttttgtttttcttttttcttttttcttcctccctccctccttccctccctccctccccctccctcctttttttctctctctatctttctttctttctatacaAAAGTACCTGCTATAGGCACAGTACTCAGCATACCTCTGTCTTGGCTTCCCTCTAGGGAGGAGACTCAGAGAGACGGAGGAACAGGGAAGAGAGTTTGCAGCGAAGGCCAGGATAGAAGATGTGAGGGTTTTCATCAGTGAATTATTCTTTGTACAGGGAAGATTCCCCATGGGTGAATGAAGGCGCAGGGACCTCAGCACCCCCATCTTTAAGCCCCGCATTCCCAAAAGCTGTAGCATTTATTTGCCAGTTGAATTCATCAGTATGATTTGGGTCATTTTTATCCATTGTTATATCAACATAACAATGGGTTTTGCCCAAATATATCAGACTACACAGAAGCTAAAGAGTGACATTCATAACTGACTTTGAAGTAGGGTACAGTAGATGGAGTCTCATCCTGGCTCCACTAACAAGCTCTGTGGGTTTGGGCACAAAGTGAAACTCACTTCTTTACCTGTAAAACGAAGTGGGACTTGTGTTGAATGTCCTTGCTGGCTCCAGTATTCTGAACTGGAGATGAGCAGGATTTGCTAACCTTTCCTGTAGAAGTTGCTCAGTTGTGCTATAATGACTTAGAAATAGACAGATCTGAATTCTGTGGTCACAGCCCGTTCTCCCAGCTATGGTATTTTACCCTTAAGGTACCTTCACATGTAGGCTCTCATCTTGTCAAGATGACATGGCAGAAGGCAGAAAATACTAATGGGAGGCCAGAGTAACAGTGTTGTGGTTTGGGCACTGATCTGCAGTATCTAAGTAAGCAAGTCACTCAAACTGTGCCAATGACAGTTTCTTTGctttagaaaatgagagaaatagcatgtgctctgtctcattTGAGGGTATCAGGTAACATGCAGGAGAGCCCTTTGCAAAGAGCACTAGCCAAGTATAGATTATCAGTGAAATTATTACCCTTATAGGGTAAGGTGTAGATGTGATTTCTTCTTTACAAGTTCTCTAGTGCTCACTTGACTTCTGTAAACTAGTCtttccactctctcttccccatctATACAAACCTCTTGAAGTGCTAgagttgagcatggagcctgagctTTAACATTGTCTTTTCTACACAGTTAGGGAAAAATATGTGGGGGCTGGTTGTCAATGTAGGTGGGGGCTTttatgagagggagggagggagggagacatgtaTGTTCCCTTTCTGCAGATATCTTCCCACAGCCGGACCTGACCGATGATGGGCTAGCTCGGCCTGTGTTGGCTGGAATCGTAGCTACCATCTGCTTCTTGGCAGCTGCCATCCTGTTCAGCACCCTGGCTGCCTGCTTTGTCAACAAGCAGCGCAAGCGTAAGCTCAAGCGCAAAAAAGGTGGGTGTTTGCCCCCACCACCCTGCTACCTGGCCTACTTTCATATGCTCCCAATTGGGAGAAAAGGTCCACTTTTAACATGGTCCCTCTTGAAAATAGTGAAATTGGGAGTCTTCTGGGTAAAACTACCAGTGGGACTTGCTCTGGAAGAGGGAATAAGGAAGAAGAATGATGGGGAGGGTGTGATGGGgccagagtgagagagagggcaggtgTAGTGGTAGGCATGGGACTCTGGACTGGACCCTAAGATGCTTAACGTTGTAAGGGCTTGCTCCCCTATGTGGTTTTGCTCTGGGCCCTGAGGACACCTGAGCCAAGTTCTGTGTCCCAGGTGTCAGTAGGCTGTCTtcccattctttttccttccagatCCTCCACTTTCCATCACTCACTGCAGAAAGAGCTTAGAGTCTCCGTAAGTGCCCCGGCTGTTGTGGTGTATGGGTGGAGGGTGGAAAATGGAGACGGGCAGGTGGTTTGTCTCATTTAGCCCCAAGACAAGTGTTTCCAAATTGTTTGCTGTTAACTGATCTGCACAGAAATTGTAAGTTGTGCACATTAACAGAGGGAGCAGTAGACTGGACAGTCCAAATTAGTGGATAATCTCTACAACTTTGGAACGTGTTTCCgtgattttttttcatcccaATAGATTTGCCTTCTTAGTGTGTTTTGCTTAAATTAATATTAAGATGGGCTTGCATGAGCCCCTGGAAATGAAGTTAAAGGTGTGACTAGACAGAGTGTGACAGACAGTAAGAGCTGGGCAGAATGAAAGTAGAAATGTGGGCGTTCATTCAAAAAATGGCCAGCACACATCTAGACGGTGGAGAGTTAGCCAAGGTATTTCATGCCAAAATATGCAAGCCCATCTGAGCCCCTTTTCCTTAGTATTTTAGGTGTTTGTGGTTGTttgttaagagaagaaaaaaactacaggAGCAGGTGTCCCCCACCTTACCCTCTGGCTCCTTCACTCACCCCCACAGCTTGTCATCTGGCAAGGTGAGCCCTGAGAGCATCCGCACTCTCCGGGCCCCATCAGAGTCCTCTGATGACCAAGGCCAGCCAGCAGCCAAGAGGATGCTGAGTCCCACCCGAGAGAAAGAGCTATCATTGTACAAGAAGACCAAGAGGGCCATCAGCAGCAAGAAGTACAGCGTAGCCAAGGCTGAGGCCGAGGCTGAGGCCACAACACCCATTGAGCTCATCAGCAGAGGCCCTGATGGCCGCTTTGTCATGGATCCCTCTGAGATGGAGCCCTCGATGAAGAGCAGGCGCATCGAGGGCTTTCCCTTTGCCGAGGAGACGGACATGTACCCTGAGTTCCGCCAGTCAGATGAGGAGAACGAGGACCCACTGGTGCCCACATCTGTGGCTGCCTTGAAGTCCCAGCTGACCCCTCTGTCATCTAGCCAGGAGTCCTACCTGCCACCACCAGCATACAGCCCTCGGTTCCAGCCCCGTGGGCTGGAGGGCCCCGGCGGCCTGGAAGGTCGGCTCCAGGCCACAGGCCAAGCCAGACCTCCTGCCCCCCGGCCCTTCCACCATGGCCAGTATTATGGGTacctcagcagcagcagccctggggaggTGGAGCCACCACCCTTCTACATGCCAGAAGTGGGCAGCCCCTTGAGCTCTGTcatgtcctccccacccctgcacactgAGGGGCCTTTTGGCCACCCTACCATTCCTGAGGAAAATGGAGAGAACGCTTCTAACAGCACGTTGCCCTTGACTCAGACACCCACAGGAGGGCGCTCCCCTGAGCCCTGGGGCCGGCCAGAATTCCCCTTTGGGGGACTGGAAACCCCAGCCATGATGTTTCCCCACCAGTTGCACCCCTGTGACGTAGCCGAGAGTCTGCAGCCCAAGGCCTGCCTCCCCCGAGgactgccccccacctccctgcaggtGCCTGCGGCCTACCCGGGCATCCTGTCTCTGGAGGCGCCCAAGGGCTGGGCAGGCAAGTCGCCAGGCAGAGGCCCtgtcccaccacccacctccGCTAAGTGGCAGGACAGACCTATGCAACCTCTGGTGAGCCAAGGGCAGCTAAGACATACTAGCCAAGGTATGGGCATACCCGTGTTGCCTTACCCCGAGCCGGCTGAGCCGGGGGGGCACAGCGGCCCCAGCACATTTGGCCTGGACACTCGGTGGTATgagccccagccccggccccggccTAGCCCCCGGCAGGCCAGACGCGCCGAGCCCAGTTTACATCAAGTGGTGCTACAGCCCTCCCGGCTCTCGCCTCTGACCCAAAGTCCCCTCAGCTCCCGCACCGGCTCCCCTGAGCTTGCCGCCCGGGCCCGGCCCCGCCCAGGCCTCCTGCAGCAGGCAGAGATGTCAGAGATCACCCTGCAGCCGCCGGCCGCTGTCAGCTTCTCTCGCAAGTCCACGCCATCCACCGGCTCCCCTTCCCAAAGCAGCCGCAGCGGGAGTCCCAGCTACCGGCCCACCATGGGCTTCACCACTCTGGCCACAGGCTACCCCTCCCCTCCGCCGGGCCCTGCAGGGCCTGCGGACAACCTGGATGTGTTTGGACAGACGCCTTCCCCTCGAAGGATGGGGGAGGAGCTGCTCAGACCAGAGCCCCCCCCACCGCCATTACCTACTTCAGGGTGAGTGTGAGCTGGTTtctcctgcccacctccaccTGGTCATCTTCCACTCCCCATTCCTTACCTGCTCTCCACCCCTTCCATCAACCCAAATGACAGGGCTTGTCTGGACATGCTGCAGCATCCCTTCAGGAGAGTTCTGGTCTTGGCATCGATAGGGTGTGGTCATGGGTTTGAGGGTGGGACTTACCTGCCCAGGTACCCTGCCAGGAGCATGAGGGATCTCCTCTACTCAGCCCAGAGATCTCAGGAGGCCCGCAGGGTGATGTGGAGTGGACACACATGGGCaaggggggtgtgtgtgtccgAGTGAGGGGTCAACTCATTTACACTTAGAGTGGAGAGCTCTCCACATCCCCATGATCCTGGCTTTGGGGGTGGATCCAGGGTTTACCCAGAGACCTCGTAtcagcctccttcccttccccggGCTGTCCTCTCTGTTAAGCAGGACCCTGAAGTCTCATTTCCCTGGACCACCAGACCTGGGGCTCCTCCTCCCAGTTTCCTGCCCTTAGCAGCCTAGCAAGCGCTGGGCCCCCTCCCACAGACTCTCCAGGGGGTGCATCCTGGAGGCTGGGGGCAAAATCTCAGGCCTGTGAACTGTGTGCCCAGAGCCACATGCCCTACCCCAACCTGTGTGCCTCATAGGAAgcggcagacagacagacagacaagctCCTGCGACCAGCCTGCCTGAGTGGGCACACACTAAACTGTAGCAGCTGGTATTCCAGGTACCAGAGTCAGCCTGGACGCCCgtctgtgcctctctttctctcatctttcttccctggccctcctcttccctccttctccccggctcccctccttcctcctcaagtctggttttctctctgtctgtctttcttccttctccatcttctttgGGTTGGCCTGACTTGCTCCGAAGGGCTTGCCACGTCTCTGTAGTACCCCgggtccctcctgccctccctccctctctttctctctggttccGTCCTTTGGTCTCTCTTCTTGATGTGGCCGCCTGTGCAGGGGAGCAGAGTGTCCAGAGGAGGCTGGCCTGGTGGTAGGCAGGATGGGAGGCGgttggagaggagggagcccagcgcccttcccctgccccatgcACTCCCACCCTCTCTGGTACCTGGAAGTACAgcctcccctcccactccccctgctcctggcaggtggagaaggtggaggagagcTCTAGCTAGGACGCCAGGCGTGGCGCACCCACGGGACCCCGTGCCTCTGTCTGTGCAGGAGATGCTGTGCGCCGCAGCCCTGTCTGTGCTTTGTGCAGCGCCCATCTGCCTCGTCCATCGTGCCgtctggttctctgtctctctcctttccttcccctcaccccattCTCTGGTCTCGCTTGTGGTTCTCTGGCCcctgtgctcctcccctcctcccctctgggtgTGCGTGGGTGGTTCCCCCACGGCCCGTGTTGATAACTGCTTTGTTTCTGATTGATCTCAGCTATCTGGGCAGTGTTGTCGAGACAAGCCTCTCCTCAGCTCAATAGGTAAGGGAGCTCCGcggctggggtggggcggggggggtggaCAGGCGGACGGGGCTTCAGCAGGGCCATCGCTTACTTTACAGGGGAATCCAAACCATGTCCCCTCACCCCCTCGGTGGGCGGCAGACTCCGCTGCTCTGTTCCCACGGCTTCTGGGTTCCCCACATCATGCTGCTCCAACAGCCTCACCAGGCCACGCTCGGGCACCGCCTAGCTGCAGCTTCTGACTCCCACCCCACATGCCAAGCCTGTCCCAGAGCCTCCCTGCAGTTTTCCTCACTCAGATCCCTGCTGCCAACACACCCAGGGCCTCCCACAGAAGCCCCCTGGGACCCTGCATGTACCCCAATGGGCCTAGAATGCCTAAGATCTGCTTTGCATCTCTGCACCTCCAGAAATGTAAGGGCCACACTCATATCCAGAAACAGACCCTCTTCTGCCCTCAGGCATAGCACCCCCCTGCCTTTctagcccccaccccaccccccagagacTCAGATCTTCCCCTGGGGTTGCTGGTTTTTCACAGTCTTCTTAGAATCTTACTAACATCCTCAAGGAGCACAGGGTTGGGGGTGTGGCCCAGTTCATTCCCTCAATAGCTGGGTCTTCCTTAGGACCAAGTTACCTGTAGTCCTGTGAGGGCAAGGGCGGGGAAATGTCACCACTTCCCATGTTCCCTGCCCCCTATAGCCCATTCTTGGTTGTTAGAGGACTGAGATGTGGACCTCGCCCTCAGGCTTAAATAGCTTTCAAGGTCCCTATAGTAGCCACTCCTCATCAACTTGTGTCACAGCTCTAGGGTCTTGGGAAGAGCTCCTTGGGGAAGACGACAGGCTTCCCCTGGGCAGGAGGAAGTTGAGTGGTGAAGGGCTATGCTCCTTCTTCTGCTCTCTTCTGAGGTTGGTCCTCTTCTGGTGTTCTGCCAGGTAGAGGTCTAGGAACTTAGGCATTTTAGAGGAGTATTGAGTCCCTTACAGAGGCTTAGGGTCACCCGAGACTCACTGCCTCTCATGGTGACTGACTGAGATGCTTCTTTTTGCCATGAATGCCATTGGGTGTGCTTCTGGGAATGAGCAATGTCAGGGCAGGAGAGCCTCCTGGTTTCTCTAGCTGAGAAGCATCTGTACCCCTTGCCCTCCTAGCCATGTCAAGGGAAGCCAATTATCTGAATTCAGGTCTATAAATCTTCAGTCATAAGAGTGGCCTTCCTTAAGGAGGACTGGACTGCTGTAACCTTTATGATCTACAGCTATAAAATTGTTAGCAGCCAAGAGGCCCTGGAATTGTGTCTGCTGCTGGTTGGGTGCTACAGTATAGCCATTAGTActggagagagcagggagggtgtCAGGAAGTAGTTATGAGCCTACCTTCATGAGAGGCCTCCTGTGGCCTGCTAGGTGGGTGCTCCAAGACATAGTGACTGGACCATCCTTCACCTTCACTACACTCCCTCCCTGAACCCCAGTTATGACCCCTCTGGGACTCCCAGAGAGGTGATAGCACCAGGACCAGTTCTCACTCCACTTCTAGAAAATGCCTGGACCTCATTCCCCATTGTTACTGCCACTCCCTTCACCTAACCGTTGACCCCTCTCTTCACAACATCCCCACTGTGCCAGGTCTGAGAGCTGAGCTATCATACTCTCACTGCTGTGGCAAACCCAGAAACCAAGGGCAGCAACGAGGGAGAATTGGTTCCATGGGGCCTGGCCAGTGTTCCCCAGCCTAGGAGAATAAAGTGCTCCCTGCAGTCTTGGAGTTAGACCTTGATGGTGCTGGGCAGCAAGAGCCACCGCTCACTCCTGCTTGCTGAGAGCTCCCTGGGCGCGGTAGCTGCTGGGGCCATTGGGAGGCGTCAGGCTCCTCTTCAGACGCTGTCTTCATGCTGCGCCTTTGCATGTGTCTCCACTTGGTCTTGCTTGGAGAAGATGTGACACGTCTTGTCTACGTTCGTTCTCGCTCTGTTCCTGTTTCCTTCAGTCTCTCTCCTGTTCCTTCTCCCCAAACCTGCAGTTGTCTTcccacctctcctcctctctctctcccctttttctcctcttcccaacTCCCACCTCAGAGCGGGGAGTTGTATTGCGTGGACCTGCCCCTTCTGTGGCCGTCTGGGAGGCTGGTGCTTCTCTCGGCGTGCTCTCTCATACCAGTAGCAACCCTCTTCTCACACTACCCTTGAATCCCCTCTCCTGTTAGTGCCGACTTTGGCCTCTAATCAGGTGGGTCTGGGAGGGTGGATGGGGCCCCTTTTCCTGGGTAAACCCCAGGAAGGAGCTCCCATTTGGACACAAATCTCTCCTGAGTTCTGAGGCCAAACACTGGGTTTGTCCCCTGACTCCACTAGAAAGGTACCATCTGTTGTCAAATCTGGGTGGACTCTGACCTCTACAATCCTGGCTTTCTGTTTTGTATATGGAAAATGAAGTGACCTTTTTCTCAGCTATGCCTCATACATGAGTGGATTTCCTCAGCCTCCACTCCACAGTCTAAGGTCAGACAAGCAGAGTCTGCTGTCAGGAAATCATGAAGAAGACGAAAATGCTCCACTGCTTCTGCTGACTGGGGCTGGACCATTGTTGGGATGGTCAGCCCTTAGGGCAGTAAGGGCAGGAAATGTCCCATGGATTTTAGCTTTCCTAACCTGTGGTTTGCCTGCTTTTTGAACCTTTTTGCCTGTCTTTTCTCCACTATTCTGGATAAGCATAGAGCTAAGCAGCCAAGGTCTTGGGCTAAATGGTTGTGATTTGGGTTTCATATGGATTTtatgaaaagagggagagagaaaaagtgagaaagtAAATTCCAGGAAGGTTTTGGTAGTTCTGAACTGCAAAGAGCCATCACTAGGACAGAGCACTGGAGATTAGGGGGAACCCAATACTATGGGGAAGTTCTAGAAAATCCCCTAGGCTTTTGGGTCTCATATTCTTACTTCTAGAGGGGAGGAGAGCCCCAGAGTTTGCTGGATTTTAGAAGAATTGAGTTTGGGAAGAGAAACTGTGACCTCTGTTTCTTGgcaagcccagggctggatgctGTTCTAACAGGGTAACCTACTGGTCAACCTCAGATTCACTTACCAGCTTCATTCCAGGAATAGGATGAAGTTGCTTAATCCAAGCTTCCCACTGTCTGAGAGACACCATCACCAAAACTTTGTTATCTGGTAGTTCCTGCTGTGGGCTTGACTGGAGATATGGTCACCCAtctaagaaaagagagacagtttGATTCCAAAGGGCTTTATATGCTGTAGGTAAAGTGTTGGAAcatattttatgtgtcttttctgtataatttgctcaaaaataaagatcCATTTTACACCCCACCCCTTCCagacacttgcttttttttttttttttcctcctgcatcTGTAGAGTGTCTTGGTACCTCCAGGAGCCTTCTGTCATGTTTCTGTGTTTGAGTCCTGAGCCAAAGCAAAAACAGGTGGACAGCGGGTGTCCTAGAAGGGCTGGAGCTTGGCTGTTTCCCAAGGGAAATTTGGCTTATTCTTCTCCATGGATCTACTGTTTGGGAATTTTTGCCTGAAAATATAACATCAGTCAGCTTTTTCCAATCCCTGGTGTGTCTTACCCTGGCTGTGCCACTGAAACAGAGATTGTCAGTGACTAGAGCAGAGGGCACACTGATTTCTCAGGTGAGATATGAAAGCACTATTTTTCTTCTAGATAGCTTCTGTACCTGTTTTCTTTAGGAAGAAGTTAGAAGAGCAGTTCAGCCTAATGTTGCGAATCTTGGCTCTGTCACATAAAAACTGGATTATCAGACAAGCTGCTTAACCCTCCACATTCAGTTTCACCCTCTGAAAAAATAGGATCAGTATAGCGTTTACCTATTAGggttgttgcaaggattaaagAAAGCTATTGCAGAGAACATAGATCAGTTCTTGGCATGATAAGTGGTAAATAAATGCTAtataagagaaatgataaaagtaatatgttaattttcataataatatctCTTGAAGTTTCACCTGGCTTGGAGAATCCCTAGGAATTTTCAGGGGCACCCTGAACCCTCATGGGTCTCCCTGGATTATGTTGTTTAAACACTGCTCTCACTTGCTTGTCATATGCCTCTTCAAACCGTGCATCACTCACCTTGTGTGGTCTTTCT is part of the Suricata suricatta isolate VVHF042 chromosome 11, meerkat_22Aug2017_6uvM2_HiC, whole genome shotgun sequence genome and encodes:
- the IGSF9B gene encoding protein turtle homolog B, which translates into the protein MIWYVATLIASVISTRGLAAQAAHGLREEPEFVTARAGEGVVLRCDVIHPVTGQPPPYVVEWFKFGVPIPIFIKFGYYPPHVDPEYAGRASLHDKASLRLEQVRSEDQGWYECKVLMLDQQYDTFHNGSWVHLTINAPPTFTETPPQYIEAKEGGSVTMTCTAFGNPKPIVTWLKEGTLLGASGKYQVSDGSLTVTSVSREDRGAYTCRAYSIQGEAVHTTHLLVQGPPFIVSPPENITVNISQDALLTCRAEAYPGNLTYTWYWQDENVYFQNDLKLRVRILIDGTLIIFRVKPEDAGKYTCVPSNSLGRSPSASAYLTVQYPARVLNMPPVIYVPVGIHGYIRCPVDAEPPATVVKWNKDGRPLQVEKNLGWTLMEDGSIRIEEATEEALGTYTCVPYNTLGTMGQSAPARLVLKDPPYFTVLPGWEYRQEAGRELLIPCAAAGDPFPVITWRKVGKPSRSKHNALPSGSLQFRALSKEDHGEWECIATNVVTSITASTHLTVIGTSPHAPGSVRVQVSMTTANVSWEPGYDGGFEQTFSVWMKRAQFGPHDWLSLPVPPGPSWLLVDALEPETAYQFSVLAQNKLGTSAFSEVVTVNTLAFPITTPEPLVLVTPPRCLTANRTQQGVLLSWLPPANHSFPIDRYIMEFRVGEHWETLDAAIPGTDGDFFAKDLSQDTWYEFRVLAVMQDLISEPSNIAGVSSTDIFPQPDLTDDGLARPVLAGIVATICFLAAAILFSTLAACFVNKQRKRKLKRKKDPPLSITHCRKSLESPLSSGKVSPESIRTLRAPSESSDDQGQPAAKRMLSPTREKELSLYKKTKRAISSKKYSVAKAEAEAEATTPIELISRGPDGRFVMDPSEMEPSMKSRRIEGFPFAEETDMYPEFRQSDEENEDPLVPTSVAALKSQLTPLSSSQESYLPPPAYSPRFQPRGLEGPGGLEGRLQATGQARPPAPRPFHHGQYYGYLSSSSPGEVEPPPFYMPEVGSPLSSVMSSPPLHTEGPFGHPTIPEENGENASNSTLPLTQTPTGGRSPEPWGRPEFPFGGLETPAMMFPHQLHPCDVAESLQPKACLPRGLPPTSLQVPAAYPGILSLEAPKGWAGKSPGRGPVPPPTSAKWQDRPMQPLVSQGQLRHTSQGMGIPVLPYPEPAEPGGHSGPSTFGLDTRWYEPQPRPRPSPRQARRAEPSLHQVVLQPSRLSPLTQSPLSSRTGSPELAARARPRPGLLQQAEMSEITLQPPAAVSFSRKSTPSTGSPSQSSRSGSPSYRPTMGFTTLATGYPSPPPGPAGPADNLDVFGQTPSPRRMGEELLRPEPPPPPLPTSGTHPPAPGHAAAPERLEALKYQRIKKPKKSSKGSSKSKKRSDGSASQAQQLPDSQVLWPDEAVCLRKKKRHSRPDPFARLSDLCHRQLPEDQTAILNSVDHDDPGHATLL